A stretch of Gemmobacter fulvus DNA encodes these proteins:
- the grxC gene encoding glutaredoxin 3 — MKPVEIYTTPTCPYCLAAKRLLTKKGAAFTEIDVSRDPALRDAMTARAGGRRSVPQIFIGGQHVGGSDDIHALDHAGKLDPLLAG, encoded by the coding sequence ATGAAACCCGTCGAAATCTATACCACCCCGACCTGCCCCTATTGCCTTGCCGCCAAACGGCTGCTGACCAAGAAGGGCGCGGCCTTCACCGAGATTGACGTGAGCCGCGATCCCGCCTTGCGTGATGCGATGACAGCGCGGGCAGGCGGGCGGCGATCTGTGCCGCAGATCTTCATCGGTGGGCAGCATGTGGGTGGCAGTGACGATATTCACGCGCTGGATCATGCCGGCAAGCTTGACCCGCTTCTGGCGGGCTGA
- a CDS encoding MarR family winged helix-turn-helix transcriptional regulator, translating to MAEKTEDIAIALFGELFMADQLARNRISKALPKGMELSHFGVLNHLARIQEERTPAQLARSFHVTRGAMTNTLAKLEWAGHVHIRPDWDDARRKFVAISPSGRAARDAAVHAIAPLIAEVVQALGADRVRAVLPVLRELRTKLEDDD from the coding sequence ATGGCTGAAAAAACCGAAGATATCGCCATTGCCCTGTTTGGCGAGCTGTTCATGGCCGATCAGCTGGCCCGCAACCGCATCTCCAAGGCGCTGCCCAAGGGGATGGAACTGTCGCATTTCGGGGTGCTGAACCATCTGGCCCGTATTCAGGAAGAGCGCACGCCGGCGCAGCTGGCGCGCAGCTTTCACGTCACGCGGGGCGCGATGACCAATACGCTGGCCAAGCTGGAATGGGCGGGCCATGTGCATATCCGCCCCGACTGGGACGATGCGCGGCGCAAATTCGTGGCGATCAGCCCCTCGGGCCGGGCCGCGCGCGATGCGGCGGTTCATGCCATCGCGCCGCTGATTGCCGAGGTTGTGCAGGCGCTGGGCGCCGATCGGGTGCGCGCGGTGCTGCCCGTGCTGCGGGAACTGCGGACCAAGCTGGAAGACGACGACTGA
- a CDS encoding carbon-nitrogen hydrolase family protein yields MRIALVQLTVGDDPAENLPETLALVRAAAAGGAAFVLTPECTNALSSNRDHQRRVLHAEADDPTLAALQAEAKALGIWLLIGSLGVLTQDADGRFANRSFLIGPDGAIAARYDKIHMFDVNVTETEVYRESAGYRPGAQAVLADTPLGKIGMAVCYDLRFPHLFRRLAQAGAQILTVPAAFNHLTGQAHWETLLRARAIETGCFVLAPAQTGFHPETDGKGRRTHGHSLAIAPWGEVLADAGEEPGVTFAEIDLAEVERARARVPSLSHDRSFDGP; encoded by the coding sequence ATGCGGATTGCCCTTGTGCAACTGACCGTCGGGGATGATCCGGCGGAAAACCTGCCCGAAACGCTGGCGCTTGTGCGCGCGGCGGCGGCGGGTGGTGCGGCTTTTGTGCTGACGCCCGAATGTACCAATGCGCTCAGCTCCAACCGCGATCACCAGCGCCGGGTGCTGCACGCCGAAGCCGACGATCCCACCCTTGCCGCGCTTCAGGCCGAGGCGAAGGCGCTGGGGATCTGGCTGTTGATCGGGTCTTTGGGCGTGCTGACGCAGGATGCCGACGGGCGGTTCGCCAATCGCTCGTTCCTGATCGGGCCGGATGGGGCCATCGCCGCGCGTTATGACAAGATCCATATGTTCGATGTGAATGTGACCGAAACCGAGGTCTATCGCGAATCGGCAGGCTATCGCCCCGGTGCGCAGGCGGTTCTGGCCGATACGCCCCTGGGCAAGATCGGCATGGCGGTCTGCTATGACCTCCGCTTCCCGCATCTGTTCCGCCGTCTGGCGCAGGCAGGGGCGCAGATCCTGACGGTGCCCGCCGCCTTCAACCATCTGACCGGGCAGGCGCATTGGGAAACCCTGCTGCGCGCTCGTGCGATTGAAACCGGCTGCTTCGTTCTGGCCCCGGCGCAAACCGGGTTTCACCCCGAAACCGACGGCAAGGGGCGGCGCACCCATGGCCACAGCCTTGCCATTGCGCCATGGGGCGAGGTGCTGGCCGATGCGGGCGAAGAGCCGGGCGTCACCTTTGCCGAGATTGATCTGGCTGAGGTGGAGCGGGCGCGGGCGCGGGTGCCCTCGCTGTCGCATGACCGCAGTTTCGATGGCCCATGA
- a CDS encoding methyltransferase domain-containing protein — protein MQTPPQLTDRPALARNRARARRDALFLHEEVVLEVQERLSAVNRQFTQPAIVTPFPEIWQNVLPGARIVADDDLLDLHPEAHDLVVHAMALHWANDPVGQLVQSRRALRPDGLFLGFALGGQTLHELRACLAEAEAQVTGGLSPRVLPMGEIRDLGALLQRAGLNLPVADAYTRHASYRDAWHLMADLRAMGEVNALNTRLRRFTRRHVLAAAAEQYQQAYALPDGRIGATFEMICLTGWAPHDSQQKPLRPGSAVQRLEDALKAATSTEN, from the coding sequence ATGCAGACCCCACCCCAGCTTACCGACCGCCCCGCCCTTGCCCGCAACCGCGCCCGCGCCCGCCGCGATGCGCTGTTCCTGCATGAGGAGGTGGTCCTCGAAGTTCAGGAAAGACTGAGCGCGGTTAACAGGCAGTTTACGCAGCCGGCAATTGTCACACCATTTCCGGAAATCTGGCAAAATGTCCTGCCGGGCGCCCGGATCGTTGCGGATGACGATCTGCTGGACCTGCACCCCGAAGCACATGATCTGGTCGTGCACGCCATGGCGCTGCATTGGGCCAATGATCCGGTTGGCCAACTGGTGCAATCGCGCCGCGCGCTGCGCCCCGACGGGCTGTTTCTGGGCTTTGCCCTTGGCGGCCAGACGCTGCACGAGCTGCGCGCCTGTCTGGCCGAGGCCGAGGCGCAGGTGACGGGCGGACTGTCGCCGCGGGTGCTGCCGATGGGCGAGATCCGCGATCTGGGGGCGTTGCTGCAACGCGCCGGGCTGAACCTGCCGGTGGCCGATGCCTATACCCGCCATGCCAGCTACCGCGATGCGTGGCACCTGATGGCCGATCTGCGCGCCATGGGCGAGGTCAATGCCCTGAACACGCGCCTGCGCCGCTTTACCCGCCGCCACGTCCTTGCCGCCGCCGCAGAGCAGTATCAGCAGGCCTATGCCCTTCCCGATGGCCGCATCGGTGCGACATTCGAAATGATCTGCCTGACCGGCTGGGCCCCGCATGACAGCCAGCAAAAGCCGCTTCGGCCCGGATCGGCGGTGCAGCGGCTGGAAGATGCGCTGAAGGCTGCGACATCGACAGAGAATTGA
- a CDS encoding double zinc ribbon domain-containing protein, producing MRMQAAVHLVYPPQCLSCDALVTTDFGLCARCWRETPFIAGLVCDCCGTPLPGEETGGPVQCDDCLAIARPWSRGRAAMLYKDNARHLVMALKHGDRLDLARPAAGWLLRVAQPLLAPDALIAPVPLHWLRLLKRRYNQSALLAGALARLTDLPHCPDLLIRHRNTRSQEGRDRDGRFRNLDGAIRLHARRRWQVEGRPILLVDDVMTSGATLAACAEACLAAGAARVDVLVLTRVAKDG from the coding sequence ATGAGAATGCAAGCCGCTGTGCATCTGGTCTATCCACCACAGTGTCTGAGCTGTGATGCGCTCGTCACCACGGATTTCGGCCTGTGTGCCCGTTGTTGGCGTGAAACGCCGTTCATTGCGGGGCTGGTCTGCGATTGCTGTGGCACGCCGCTGCCGGGGGAGGAGACGGGGGGACCGGTGCAATGCGACGATTGCCTTGCTATTGCCCGGCCCTGGAGCCGGGGGCGCGCTGCGATGCTCTACAAGGACAATGCGCGCCATCTGGTGATGGCGCTGAAACATGGCGACAGGCTTGACCTGGCGCGCCCGGCGGCGGGCTGGCTGCTGCGGGTGGCGCAGCCGCTGCTGGCCCCGGATGCGCTGATTGCGCCGGTGCCACTGCATTGGCTGCGGTTGCTGAAGCGGCGTTACAACCAGTCGGCGCTGCTGGCCGGGGCACTGGCCAGGCTGACCGATCTGCCGCATTGCCCCGATCTGCTGATCCGCCATCGCAATACCCGCAGTCAGGAAGGGCGCGACCGGGACGGGCGGTTCCGCAATCTGGATGGGGCGATCCGCCTGCACGCGCGGCGGCGCTGGCAGGTGGAGGGGCGGCCGATCCTGCTGGTGGATGATGTGATGACCTCGGGGGCCACGCTGGCCGCCTGTGCCGAGGCCTGCCTTGCGGCGGGCGCGGCGCGGGTGGACGTGCTGGTGCTGACCCGCGTTGCGAAGGACGGCTAA